The following coding sequences lie in one Mycobacterium sp. Z3061 genomic window:
- a CDS encoding nuclear transport factor 2 family protein, which translates to MRPPLPPFSLETALQKVQAAEDAWNTCDPERVSLAYTVDSQWRNRGEHIVGRAEIVAFLTRKWQRELDYSLRKGLWSFTDNRIAVRFQYECHDPSGQWYRSYGNELWEFSADGLMARREASINDVAINESDRRLFGPRPASEHGADFPLW; encoded by the coding sequence ATGCGCCCCCCGCTTCCGCCGTTCAGCCTCGAGACAGCGCTGCAGAAAGTTCAGGCCGCCGAAGACGCCTGGAACACCTGTGATCCCGAGCGGGTGAGCCTGGCCTACACGGTCGACTCGCAGTGGCGGAACCGCGGCGAGCACATCGTCGGCCGGGCCGAGATCGTTGCCTTCCTGACCCGCAAGTGGCAACGCGAACTCGACTACTCGCTACGCAAAGGTCTGTGGAGCTTCACCGACAACCGGATTGCGGTGCGCTTCCAGTACGAGTGCCACGACCCGAGCGGCCAGTGGTACCGCAGCTACGGCAACGAACTGTGGGAATTCAGCGCGGACGGGCTGATGGCGCGCCGTGAAGCCAGCATCAACGATGTCGCGATCAATGAATCCGACCGCAGGCTGTTCGGGCCCCGCCCCGCGTCGGAGCACGGCGCGGACTTCCCGCTGTGGTGA
- a CDS encoding TetR/AcrR family transcriptional regulator, translating into MASGSGLTRREELLAVATKLFAARGYHGTRMDDVADVIGLNKATVYHYYASKALILFDIYRQAAEGTLAAVHDDPSWTAREALYQYTVRLLTGIAGNPERAAVYFQEQPYITEWFTSEQVAEVREKEAQVYEHVHGLIDRGIASGEFYECDSHVLALGYIGMTLGSYRWLRPSGRRSAKEIAAEFSTALLRGLIRDEAIRTTAPLGP; encoded by the coding sequence ATGGCATCCGGAAGTGGCCTGACCCGCCGTGAGGAGTTGCTGGCCGTCGCCACCAAGCTGTTCGCCGCCCGCGGCTATCACGGCACCCGGATGGACGACGTCGCCGACGTGATCGGGCTGAACAAGGCCACGGTCTACCACTATTACGCGAGCAAAGCGCTGATCCTGTTCGACATCTACCGCCAGGCCGCCGAGGGAACGCTGGCCGCCGTCCACGACGACCCGTCCTGGACGGCGCGCGAGGCGCTGTACCAGTACACCGTCCGCCTGCTGACCGGCATCGCCGGCAATCCCGAACGCGCCGCCGTGTACTTCCAGGAGCAGCCTTACATCACCGAGTGGTTCACCTCCGAACAGGTGGCCGAAGTTCGGGAGAAGGAAGCTCAGGTCTACGAGCACGTGCACGGCCTGATCGACCGCGGGATCGCCAGCGGCGAGTTCTACGAGTGCGACTCGCACGTGCTGGCGCTGGGCTACATCGGAATGACGCTGGGCAGCTACCGGTGGCTACGGCCCAGTGGTCGGCGCTCGGCCAAGGAGATCGCGGCCGAGTTCAGCACCGCGCTGCTGCGTGGGCTGATTCGCGATGAGGCGATCCGCACCACCGCTCCGCTGGGTCCCTGA